In a genomic window of Streptomyces noursei ATCC 11455:
- a CDS encoding MarR family winged helix-turn-helix transcriptional regulator produces the protein MSNGAVHACDGAGVSEITVASSLDEAAAGLGTEMVRFTRLIAAWKQRVKHDAGAADRVLLARLVCGGDQRATDLAADAFLDLSTVSRQVRSLVERGLVARRPDPEDRRGSLLTATEAGRARFEDYRRQRDAELAGILESWSPQDRADLIRLMSRLNADLAERQHARPGPGGDQGTTVEQGEIRR, from the coding sequence ATGAGCAACGGCGCGGTCCATGCCTGCGATGGGGCGGGGGTCTCGGAGATCACCGTCGCGTCGAGCCTGGATGAGGCGGCCGCAGGGCTGGGGACGGAAATGGTCCGTTTCACCCGGCTGATCGCGGCCTGGAAGCAGCGGGTCAAGCACGACGCCGGCGCCGCCGACCGGGTGCTGCTGGCCAGGTTGGTGTGCGGAGGGGACCAGCGGGCGACCGATCTGGCCGCCGACGCGTTCCTGGACCTGTCCACGGTCAGCCGGCAGGTGCGCTCGCTGGTGGAGCGGGGTCTGGTCGCCCGACGTCCGGACCCGGAAGACCGACGCGGTTCGCTGCTGACCGCCACCGAGGCGGGGCGGGCCCGCTTCGAGGACTACCGGCGTCAGCGCGACGCCGAGCTGGCCGGGATCCTCGAATCCTGGTCGCCGCAGGACCGGGCCGACCTGATCCGGCTGATGAGCCGGCTCAACGCGGACCTGGCAGAACGTCAACACGCACGGCCGGGCCCCGGGGGAGACCAGGGCACCACCGTGGAACAAGGAGAGATACGTAGATGA
- a CDS encoding aldo/keto reductase: MEYTKLGPSGLKVSRVALGCMGFGDPGRGVNPWTLDDTAAAPIFRRAVDLGITLWDTANAYGGGTSEEVVGRAIQRYTRREDIVLATKVHLPMHPGPGGSGLSRKAILEQVDASLTRLQTEYIDLYQIHRFDPDTPVEETMQALDDVVRAGKVRYIGASSMWAWQFSKLQYVAERHGWARFISMQDQYSLVQREEEREMFGLLADQGVSSLPWCPLAKGRLARPHGHRTARSAADPVGQRFFGDNDRPIIDAVHHVATERGIPMAQVALAWVIGNPVVAAPIIGATDPRHLDDAVAALDVRLTDEEIKTLEAPYTPRQPTGF, translated from the coding sequence ATGGAATACACCAAGCTCGGCCCCTCAGGGCTGAAGGTCAGCCGCGTCGCACTCGGCTGCATGGGTTTCGGCGACCCCGGCCGCGGAGTCAACCCCTGGACGCTGGACGACACGGCCGCCGCACCGATCTTCCGCCGAGCGGTCGACCTGGGCATCACGCTCTGGGACACCGCCAACGCGTACGGCGGCGGCACCTCCGAGGAGGTCGTCGGACGTGCCATCCAGCGTTACACCCGGCGGGAGGACATCGTGCTCGCAACGAAGGTCCATCTCCCGATGCACCCCGGTCCCGGCGGGTCCGGACTGTCCCGCAAGGCGATCCTGGAACAGGTCGACGCCTCGCTGACCCGCCTGCAAACGGAGTACATCGACCTCTACCAGATCCACCGCTTCGATCCGGACACCCCGGTCGAGGAGACGATGCAGGCCCTGGACGACGTCGTCAGGGCCGGGAAGGTGCGGTACATCGGCGCCTCGTCGATGTGGGCCTGGCAGTTCTCCAAGCTGCAATACGTCGCCGAGCGGCACGGGTGGGCCAGGTTCATCTCGATGCAGGACCAGTACAGCCTCGTACAACGCGAGGAAGAACGCGAGATGTTCGGCCTGCTCGCAGACCAAGGCGTCTCCAGCCTGCCCTGGTGCCCACTGGCCAAGGGGCGCCTGGCACGCCCTCACGGACACCGAACGGCACGCTCGGCCGCAGACCCCGTCGGTCAACGGTTCTTCGGCGACAACGACCGTCCCATCATTGATGCCGTCCACCACGTCGCGACCGAGCGGGGCATCCCCATGGCACAAGTCGCGCTCGCATGGGTGATCGGCAACCCCGTGGTCGCCGCCCCCATCATCGGGGCGACCGACCCACGACACCTCGACGACGCCGTCGCCGCCCTCGACGTGCGGCTCACCGATGAAGAGATCAAGACGCTCGAGGCCCCTTACACGCCGCGTCAACCGACCGGGTTCTGA
- a CDS encoding class F sortase, with translation MTAQQSPQPNPNPDPAPPEKTAAARPVGRGAIWAAGAFLLGAFLIYNSVDTSADAKPQSHHAPAVTGHHTRPATDLTLPRSVPKRLTIPEIAVDAPFTPLTLAETGQLNPPPAADKNLVGWYQDGATPGERGAAIVAGHVDTKTGPAVFLQLETLKPGATVEITREDGIVATFQVDSVETFSKANFPNDRVYADTPDAQLRLITCGGSYDHKVKDYMANVVAFAHLVSSKHA, from the coding sequence ATGACCGCCCAGCAGTCGCCCCAGCCGAATCCGAACCCCGATCCCGCTCCACCTGAGAAGACCGCCGCAGCCCGCCCCGTGGGACGGGGCGCGATCTGGGCCGCCGGAGCATTTCTGCTGGGTGCCTTCCTCATCTACAACTCCGTGGACACCTCGGCGGACGCCAAACCACAGTCCCACCACGCGCCCGCCGTCACCGGGCACCACACCAGGCCGGCCACCGACCTGACGCTGCCCCGCTCCGTACCGAAGCGGCTGACGATTCCGGAGATCGCCGTGGACGCGCCCTTCACGCCGCTGACCCTGGCCGAAACCGGACAGCTCAACCCGCCCCCGGCCGCCGACAAGAACCTCGTCGGCTGGTACCAGGACGGCGCCACCCCGGGGGAGCGCGGCGCGGCGATCGTCGCCGGACACGTGGACACCAAGACCGGCCCGGCGGTCTTCCTTCAGCTGGAGACGCTCAAGCCCGGCGCCACCGTCGAGATCACCCGCGAGGACGGCATCGTCGCCACGTTCCAGGTCGACTCCGTGGAGACCTTCAGCAAGGCGAACTTCCCCAACGACCGGGTCTACGCGGACACCCCGGACGCCCAGCTCCGCCTGATCACCTGCGGCGGCTCGTACGACCACAAGGTGAAGGACTACATGGCCAACGTGGTGGCCTTCGCCCACCTCGTCTCGTCGAAGCACGCCTAG
- a CDS encoding metal-dependent hydrolase — MMGHSHAVSGALLFAGTTPFLPPLLMHTHLTPPEILMGTVLCAGAALLPDLDHHDGTIANFLGPVSKTLCRLVAWLSGGHRHATHSLFFVALMTAGTWAGVTYLGRPFTLGLTFFLLALAVRALNLCPPGHGFSAWGTIVAMAGIGTAVIAKFIPSAPGWLPYAVGLGCLAHLLGDSITKQGAPWLWPLKNRYEIVIIKHSGNKLETEILTPIMGVATVALLWFTALSPHPFSY, encoded by the coding sequence ATGATGGGCCATTCGCACGCGGTAAGCGGTGCCCTGCTCTTCGCAGGCACCACGCCTTTTCTGCCACCGCTGCTGATGCACACTCACCTGACGCCGCCGGAGATCCTGATGGGCACGGTGCTCTGCGCCGGCGCCGCGCTGCTGCCGGATCTGGACCATCACGACGGCACCATCGCCAACTTCCTCGGCCCGGTGTCCAAGACCCTGTGTCGTCTCGTGGCCTGGCTCTCCGGCGGCCACCGCCACGCCACCCACTCACTGTTCTTCGTGGCCCTGATGACCGCGGGCACCTGGGCCGGAGTGACATACCTGGGCCGCCCCTTCACACTCGGCCTGACCTTCTTCCTCTTGGCCCTCGCGGTTCGCGCGCTCAACCTCTGCCCACCCGGCCACGGCTTCTCCGCCTGGGGCACGATCGTCGCCATGGCCGGGATCGGCACCGCCGTGATCGCCAAGTTCATCCCCTCGGCACCCGGTTGGCTGCCGTACGCCGTCGGCCTGGGCTGCCTGGCTCATCTGCTCGGCGACTCCATCACCAAACAGGGCGCGCCGTGGCTCTGGCCTCTGAAGAACCGCTACGAGATCGTCATCATCAAGCACAGCGGCAACAAGCTGGAGACGGAGATCCTGACCCCGATCATGGGGGTCGCCACCGTCGCCCTGCTGTGGTTCACGGCACTGTCACCGCATCCCTTCAGCTACTGA
- a CDS encoding carboxymuconolactone decarboxylase family protein — translation MEARLNVMASPVAAKAMKHIIAAHKALDDSTLPASTRELVMLRASQINGCAGCIDMHTKDAAAAGETSVRLNLVAAWREATVFTDAERAALELAEEGTRIADAAGGVGDEVWANAAKYYDEDQLAALVTQIAVINAFNRGNVITRQPAGDYQAGQVH, via the coding sequence ATGGAAGCCCGGTTGAACGTCATGGCCAGCCCGGTCGCGGCCAAGGCCATGAAGCACATCATCGCGGCGCACAAGGCGCTCGACGATTCGACCCTGCCGGCCTCGACGCGTGAACTGGTGATGCTCCGCGCCAGCCAGATCAACGGCTGCGCCGGGTGCATCGACATGCACACCAAGGACGCCGCCGCGGCCGGGGAGACCTCGGTGCGCCTCAATCTGGTCGCGGCCTGGCGCGAGGCCACGGTCTTCACCGACGCCGAGCGCGCCGCGCTGGAGCTGGCGGAGGAGGGCACCCGCATCGCGGACGCGGCCGGTGGCGTCGGCGACGAGGTCTGGGCGAACGCCGCCAAGTACTACGACGAGGACCAGCTCGCCGCCCTGGTGACCCAGATCGCCGTGATCAACGCCTTCAACCGCGGGAATGTCATCACCCGGCAGCCCGCCGGTGACTACCAGGCCGGTCAGGTCCACTGA
- a CDS encoding MFS transporter, giving the protein MSTATSPPGAQAKAIPGAGVLSHRQILTILSGLMLGMFLAALDQTIVSTSIRTIADDLHGLSQQAWATTAYLITSTIATPLYGKLSDLHGRKPYYLAAISIFVVGSVLCTFSTSMTELAAFRAIQGLGAGGLMSLALAIIGDIVPPRERARYQGYMLGTFATSSVAGPLIGGALAGQATLLGITGWRWVFLVNVPIGIIALFVVAKVLNIPHTRRNRRIDWWGAFTITLGVVPLLLVAEQGREWGWTSTRSITCYVVGVVGIIAWVLVERWIGDDALIPMRLFRNGTFSKTSLLSVLIGMGMFGGMLMIPQYLQIVKGASPTKSGLEMLPLMAGMMIASIVSGQITAKTGRYKIFPIVGTALMVAAMLLFHYRVQWDTALWETMVYMLVFGLGLGGCMQTLVLAVQNAVPPQDMGVATASSTFFRQMGATAGTAIFLSVLFSTVGDKIGDAFKTAASTARFQSALKDPAVLQDPANKPVLDMLKHPTGGGSSGVLSDSSFIQHLDPRLAEPFKRGFADSMHTVFLMGAVVVALAFLLMWFIKEVPLRQISGLQARAQAEAEANGEVPPAAETEPATAPATAPEPEAAATAAMPAVGVPDPGANASGPLISGTVRDSGGRPVPQAAVTLISVGGRQLGRTTTDADGGYALPTTGAGTYVLIGSAGARKPQALTVVVGAEPVVFDLTLSGAAGLSGEVREEKNDDPVPGALVVATDVRGEVVASGVVGQDGGFAFNELTPGSYTLAVSAERHRPSALQVEVAAGSRNWYEIRLTLGAQVRGTVRTTQGGAVNDARVTLLDPTGNVVGTATSGQDGEYVFADLDSGEYTLIASGYPPAAAPLRLPASGQAQCDIELSHDSVN; this is encoded by the coding sequence ATGAGCACAGCCACCTCTCCGCCAGGGGCGCAAGCCAAGGCGATACCGGGGGCGGGGGTCCTCAGCCACCGCCAGATCCTCACCATCCTCAGCGGTCTGATGCTGGGGATGTTCCTTGCCGCGCTCGACCAGACGATCGTCAGCACCTCCATCCGCACCATCGCGGACGATCTGCACGGACTCAGCCAGCAGGCGTGGGCGACCACGGCGTACCTGATCACGTCGACGATCGCCACCCCGCTGTACGGCAAGCTGTCCGACCTCCACGGCCGCAAGCCCTACTACCTGGCCGCGATCAGCATCTTCGTGGTGGGCTCGGTGCTCTGCACCTTCTCCACCTCGATGACCGAACTCGCCGCGTTCCGCGCCATCCAGGGCCTGGGCGCCGGCGGTCTGATGTCGCTGGCGCTGGCGATCATCGGTGACATCGTCCCGCCCCGCGAGCGCGCCCGGTACCAGGGCTACATGCTCGGTACGTTCGCCACGTCCAGCGTCGCCGGCCCGCTCATCGGCGGCGCGCTGGCCGGCCAGGCCACCCTGCTCGGCATCACCGGCTGGCGCTGGGTCTTCCTGGTCAACGTGCCGATCGGCATCATCGCGCTGTTCGTCGTCGCCAAGGTCCTCAACATCCCGCACACCCGCCGGAACCGCCGCATCGACTGGTGGGGCGCGTTCACCATCACCCTCGGTGTCGTCCCGCTGCTGCTCGTCGCCGAGCAGGGCCGGGAGTGGGGCTGGACCTCGACGCGGTCGATCACCTGCTACGTCGTCGGCGTGGTCGGGATCATCGCCTGGGTCCTCGTGGAGCGGTGGATCGGCGACGACGCGCTGATCCCGATGCGGCTGTTCCGCAACGGCACCTTCAGCAAGACCAGCCTGCTGTCCGTGCTGATCGGCATGGGCATGTTCGGCGGGATGCTGATGATCCCGCAGTACCTCCAGATCGTGAAGGGCGCCAGCCCCACCAAGTCGGGCCTGGAGATGCTGCCGCTGATGGCGGGCATGATGATCGCCTCCATCGTGTCCGGCCAGATCACCGCCAAGACCGGTCGCTACAAGATCTTCCCCATCGTCGGCACCGCCCTGATGGTCGCCGCCATGCTGCTCTTCCACTACCGGGTCCAGTGGGACACCGCGCTGTGGGAAACCATGGTCTACATGCTGGTCTTCGGCCTCGGCCTGGGTGGCTGCATGCAGACCCTGGTGCTGGCCGTGCAGAACGCGGTCCCGCCGCAGGACATGGGCGTGGCCACCGCCTCCTCCACGTTCTTCCGTCAGATGGGTGCCACCGCCGGTACCGCGATCTTCCTCTCGGTGCTGTTCAGCACGGTCGGTGACAAGATCGGCGACGCGTTCAAGACCGCCGCGTCCACCGCGCGCTTCCAGAGCGCGCTCAAGGACCCCGCGGTCCTGCAGGACCCGGCCAACAAGCCGGTGCTGGACATGCTCAAGCACCCCACCGGCGGTGGCTCCTCGGGCGTGCTGAGCGACTCCTCGTTCATCCAGCACCTCGACCCGCGGCTGGCCGAGCCGTTCAAGCGCGGCTTCGCCGACTCCATGCACACCGTCTTCTTGATGGGCGCCGTCGTCGTCGCGCTGGCCTTCCTGCTGATGTGGTTCATCAAGGAGGTGCCGCTGCGGCAGATCTCCGGCCTCCAGGCACGGGCCCAGGCGGAGGCCGAGGCCAACGGCGAGGTTCCGCCGGCGGCGGAGACCGAACCGGCCACCGCACCGGCCACGGCGCCGGAGCCGGAGGCGGCGGCCACCGCGGCCATGCCCGCAGTGGGTGTCCCGGACCCCGGAGCGAACGCGTCCGGTCCCCTGATCAGCGGCACCGTGCGCGACAGCGGCGGCCGGCCGGTACCGCAGGCCGCGGTCACCCTGATCAGCGTCGGCGGGCGGCAGCTCGGCCGCACCACCACCGACGCGGACGGCGGCTACGCGCTGCCGACCACCGGCGCCGGCACCTACGTCCTGATCGGCTCCGCCGGCGCCCGCAAGCCGCAGGCGTTGACCGTCGTGGTGGGCGCCGAACCGGTCGTCTTCGACCTGACCCTCAGCGGCGCGGCCGGGCTGTCCGGCGAGGTCCGCGAGGAGAAGAACGACGACCCGGTGCCCGGTGCGCTGGTCGTCGCCACCGACGTCCGCGGTGAGGTCGTGGCCTCCGGGGTCGTCGGCCAGGACGGCGGCTTCGCGTTCAACGAACTGACCCCGGGCAGCTACACCCTCGCGGTCAGCGCGGAACGCCACCGTCCGTCCGCCCTCCAGGTGGAGGTGGCCGCCGGCAGCCGCAACTGGTACGAGATCCGGCTGACGCTGGGGGCCCAGGTCCGCGGCACCGTCCGCACCACACAGGGCGGCGCCGTCAACGACGCCCGGGTGACCCTGCTGGACCCCACGGGCAATGTCGTGGGCACCGCCACCAGCGGCCAGGACGGCGAGTACGTCTTCGCCGACCTCGACAGCGGCGAGTACACGCTGATCGCCAGTGGCTACCCGCCGGCCGCCGCCCCGCTGCGGCTGCCCGCCTCCGGGCAGGCCCAGTGCGACATCGAGCTCAGCCACGACTCGGTGAACTGA
- the lpdA gene encoding dihydrolipoyl dehydrogenase, which produces MSTHFDVVVLGAGPGGYVAAIRAAQLGLRTAIVEAKYWGGVCLNIGCVPSKALLRNAEIAHIVGREAKTFGMRVEGQVTFDYREAFLRSRKVADGRAKGVHFLMKKNKIEQFEGIGAFIDPHTLHVTLGDGRTETLSFGHAIIATGSVTRLLPGTSLSRRVVTYEEQILSDELPRSIVIAGAGAIGVEFAYVLHNYGVEVTLVEFLDRVVPLEDVEVSAELARRYRKLGINVLPSTRVEGIDDSGERVRVTVTTGGQRQTLETDQVLQAIGFQPRTTGFGLENTGVRLTERGAIDIDGRCRTNVPHIFAIGDVTAKLMLAHAAEAMGIVAAESIAGAETMELDYVMIPRVTFCQPQIASFGWTEAQARDRGFDVRVAKFPFTANAKAHGIGETAGFAKIISDDRHGEIIGAHLIGPEVTELLPELTLAQKWDLTVHEVARNVHGHPTLGEAIQEAVHGLAGHMINM; this is translated from the coding sequence ATGAGCACGCACTTCGACGTGGTGGTCCTGGGCGCGGGCCCAGGAGGGTATGTCGCAGCCATCCGCGCCGCCCAGCTCGGCCTGCGCACGGCGATCGTCGAGGCCAAGTACTGGGGCGGTGTCTGTCTCAACATCGGATGCGTGCCGTCCAAGGCCCTGCTCCGCAACGCCGAGATCGCCCACATCGTGGGCCGTGAGGCGAAGACGTTCGGGATGCGGGTCGAGGGGCAGGTCACGTTCGACTACCGCGAGGCGTTCCTGCGCAGCCGCAAGGTGGCCGACGGCCGCGCCAAGGGCGTGCACTTCCTGATGAAGAAGAACAAGATCGAGCAGTTCGAGGGCATCGGCGCCTTCATCGATCCGCACACCCTGCACGTCACCCTGGGCGACGGTCGCACCGAGACGCTGTCCTTCGGCCACGCGATCATCGCCACCGGCTCGGTCACCCGGTTGCTGCCGGGCACCTCCCTCAGCCGCCGGGTGGTGACGTACGAGGAGCAGATCCTCTCCGACGAACTGCCGCGCAGCATCGTCATCGCCGGGGCGGGCGCCATCGGCGTCGAGTTCGCCTACGTCCTCCACAACTACGGCGTCGAGGTCACCCTCGTGGAGTTCCTCGACCGCGTCGTACCACTGGAGGACGTCGAGGTCTCCGCCGAACTGGCCCGCCGCTACCGCAAGTTGGGCATCAACGTGCTGCCCTCCACCCGCGTCGAGGGGATCGACGACTCCGGGGAGCGGGTGCGGGTCACGGTCACCACCGGCGGCCAGCGCCAGACACTGGAGACCGACCAGGTCCTCCAGGCCATCGGCTTCCAACCACGGACCACGGGCTTCGGACTGGAGAACACCGGCGTCCGACTGACCGAACGGGGTGCCATCGACATCGACGGCCGGTGCCGGACGAACGTGCCGCACATCTTCGCCATCGGCGATGTCACCGCCAAGCTGATGCTGGCGCACGCCGCCGAGGCGATGGGCATCGTGGCGGCGGAGAGCATCGCCGGCGCGGAGACCATGGAACTGGACTACGTGATGATCCCGCGGGTCACGTTCTGCCAGCCGCAGATCGCCAGCTTCGGCTGGACCGAGGCGCAGGCCCGCGACCGGGGCTTCGACGTCCGGGTGGCCAAGTTCCCCTTCACCGCCAACGCCAAGGCGCACGGCATCGGCGAGACCGCGGGCTTCGCCAAGATCATCAGCGATGACCGTCACGGGGAGATCATCGGAGCCCACCTCATCGGCCCCGAAGTGACCGAGCTGCTCCCGGAGCTGACGCTAGCCCAGAAATGGGACCTGACCGTCCACGAGGTGGCGCGGAACGTCCACGGCCACCCCACCCTCGGCGAGGCGATCCAGGAAGCGGTACACGGCCTCGCGGGCCACATGATCAACATGTGA
- the hemC gene encoding hydroxymethylbilane synthase, translating to MSAPELIRIVSRDSPMALAQVERVRTELAVLHPGVATEVVPVKTTGDRWMGALSQVEGKGAFTKEVDAALLAGEADLAVHCVKDIPGDRPLPAGTAFAAFLKRDDVRDALIHPGGLTLDELPAGTRIGTSAVRRIAQLAASHPHLECVPMRGNANRRMEKLAAGEADALLLAVSGLERIGRTDAITEILPVDVMCPPIGAGVLALQCREDDTATIDAVSGLGDPATYRETMAERMLLHVLQGHCNSPIAGFATTDRSGELSLRASVFTPEGKTVLKAHEWAGPLTPETLGTSVAVALLRQGARELIDGIAH from the coding sequence ATGTCCGCCCCAGAACTGATTCGCATCGTCTCCCGTGACTCGCCGATGGCCCTGGCCCAGGTGGAGCGCGTCCGCACTGAACTGGCCGTGCTGCACCCCGGCGTCGCCACGGAGGTCGTCCCCGTCAAGACGACCGGGGACCGGTGGATGGGGGCGCTCTCCCAGGTGGAGGGGAAGGGAGCGTTCACCAAGGAGGTCGACGCAGCCCTCCTGGCCGGCGAGGCGGACCTCGCGGTGCACTGCGTCAAGGACATCCCGGGCGACCGCCCGCTGCCGGCCGGGACGGCGTTCGCCGCCTTCCTCAAGCGCGACGACGTCCGTGACGCGCTGATCCACCCGGGCGGGCTCACCCTCGACGAGCTGCCCGCCGGCACCCGGATCGGCACCTCCGCGGTACGCCGGATCGCCCAGCTCGCCGCCTCGCACCCGCATCTGGAGTGCGTGCCGATGCGCGGCAACGCCAACCGCCGCATGGAGAAACTGGCAGCCGGAGAGGCCGACGCCCTGTTGCTGGCCGTCTCCGGACTGGAACGGATCGGCCGCACCGACGCGATCACCGAGATCCTGCCGGTGGACGTGATGTGCCCGCCCATCGGCGCGGGCGTCCTGGCCCTCCAGTGCCGCGAGGATGACACCGCCACCATCGACGCCGTCAGCGGCCTCGGCGACCCCGCGACGTACCGGGAGACCATGGCGGAACGGATGCTGCTGCACGTCCTCCAAGGCCACTGCAACAGCCCGATCGCCGGGTTCGCCACCACCGACCGGAGCGGCGAGCTCTCCCTGCGGGCCAGCGTCTTCACGCCCGAAGGCAAGACCGTCCTGAAGGCACACGAGTGGGCCGGCCCGCTGACCCCCGAGACGCTGGGGACCTCCGTCGCCGTGGCGCTGCTGCGCCAGGGCGCCCGCGAACTGATCGACGGCATCGCCCACTGA